A region from the Marinobacter sp. SS13-12 genome encodes:
- a CDS encoding phosphoadenylyl-sulfate reductase translates to MTDISQLQTELEGQSPRAILKAALAKYDNIAISFSGAEDVALIELAHKLTDNLQVFTLDTARLHPETYEFIERVRKHYGIRIEILFPDAAEVQDLVTRKGMFSFYEDGHAECCGIRKVNPLRKKLATVDAWISGQRKDQSPGTRSDVPVVQIDDAFSTEDKQLVKFNPLANWSSKEVWDYIRMTEAPYNKLHEKGFVSIGCEPCTRAILPGQHEREGRWWWEEATQKECGLHAGNLIARD, encoded by the coding sequence ATGACGGATATTTCACAGCTACAGACGGAGCTTGAGGGCCAGAGCCCAAGGGCTATCCTCAAGGCCGCACTGGCGAAGTACGACAATATCGCCATTTCCTTCAGCGGTGCGGAAGACGTCGCCCTGATCGAACTTGCCCACAAACTGACCGATAATCTTCAGGTTTTCACCCTGGATACAGCCCGCCTGCACCCGGAAACCTACGAGTTTATCGAGAGGGTTCGCAAACACTATGGTATCAGGATCGAGATCCTGTTCCCCGATGCCGCCGAAGTGCAGGACCTGGTAACCCGCAAGGGCATGTTCAGCTTTTACGAAGATGGTCACGCCGAGTGCTGCGGAATCCGCAAGGTGAACCCACTGCGGAAGAAACTGGCCACTGTCGATGCCTGGATCTCCGGCCAGCGCAAGGACCAGAGCCCCGGCACCCGTAGCGATGTACCCGTGGTACAGATCGACGACGCTTTTTCCACCGAGGACAAACAGCTGGTGAAGTTCAACCCGCTGGCAAACTGGAGCTCAAAGGAGGTCTGGGACTATATCCGCATGACGGAAGCGCCCTACAACAAGCTGCACGAGAAGGGCTTTGTCAGTATCGGTTGCGAGCCGTGCACACGTGCCATCCTGCCGGGGCAGCATGAGCGCGAGGGTCGTTGGTGGTGGGAAGAAGCCACACAGAAAGAGTGTGGCCTTCATGCCGGAAACCTGATTGCCCGGGACTGA
- the thrH gene encoding bifunctional phosphoserine phosphatase/homoserine phosphotransferase ThrH, producing MELACLDLEGVLIPEIWIAFAEKTGIEELKATTRDIPDYDVLMTQRLKLLDQHGYGLPQIQEVIGELDPLPGASEFLNWLRERFQVVILSDTFYEFAMPLMAKLGYPALLCHKLEVNNEGRITDYLLRQRDPKRQSVRAFQLLNYRVIAAGDSYNDTTMLGQAEAGILFHAPQNVIEEFPQFPAVHTFDELKAEFLKASAIHN from the coding sequence GTGGAACTCGCGTGCCTTGACCTTGAAGGAGTACTGATCCCGGAAATCTGGATCGCGTTTGCGGAAAAAACCGGCATTGAGGAACTCAAGGCGACCACCCGCGACATTCCCGACTACGACGTGCTGATGACGCAGCGCCTGAAACTGCTGGACCAGCACGGCTACGGACTGCCACAGATCCAGGAAGTGATCGGCGAGCTGGACCCGCTGCCAGGCGCCAGCGAGTTTCTGAACTGGCTTCGCGAACGGTTCCAGGTGGTGATTCTTTCCGATACCTTCTATGAGTTTGCCATGCCGCTGATGGCGAAGCTGGGCTACCCGGCGCTGCTGTGCCACAAGCTCGAAGTGAACAACGAGGGCCGGATTACCGATTACCTGTTGCGCCAGCGTGACCCCAAACGCCAGTCGGTGCGGGCATTCCAGTTACTGAACTACCGGGTGATTGCAGCAGGTGACTCGTACAACGACACCACCATGCTGGGCCAGGCGGAAGCGGGCATCCTGTTCCATGCGCCGCAGAACGTGATTGAAGAGTTTCCGCAGTTCCCGGCGGTACATACCTTTGACGAGCTGAAAGCCGAGTTCCTGAAGGCCAGCGCTATTCACAACTGA
- a CDS encoding anthranilate synthase component I family protein, translating into MKTLNAEEAERLVSQISSHHGYIDFTDAGRQRRVITAFPVRHWQVPREQRGFSRLTNKLEKAWIEFATGTDRATAGGIMGTLFYEAGNHTVPGFSGTAGTDTGDYGYIGLYLWQLTLDTTGNQPPRLDFHPDCDSETRDRVLSLAGHESDCPAPFVVSQGFAADKPSEHYRHGVSEVLRYIHAGDCYQVNLSNKYTGSYQGAPYSAFQALCRAVPVPHAAYVNAGSYQVLSISPELFLSIEQGRKVISKPIKGTRPRDLSSAENDQQIATSLAVAEKDRAENLMIVDLIRNDLSRFCEPFSVSVPQLFSIESYENVHQLVSTVEGRLRPDTTPLRAFLSAFPGGSITGAPKRRAMEIIDRLEQHSRGPYCGSVFRWDFSNNLESNIAIRTLMTDSEGQIHCWAGCGIVADSDPDDEYRESVDKVQKLMDVLETM; encoded by the coding sequence GTGAAAACATTAAATGCGGAAGAGGCTGAACGCCTCGTTTCACAGATCAGCAGTCATCATGGGTATATCGATTTCACGGACGCCGGCAGGCAACGGCGGGTCATCACGGCGTTTCCGGTAAGGCACTGGCAGGTGCCCCGAGAGCAACGAGGTTTTTCGAGGCTGACCAATAAACTTGAAAAAGCCTGGATCGAATTTGCCACGGGGACGGATAGGGCCACCGCCGGCGGCATTATGGGCACATTGTTCTACGAGGCCGGCAACCACACGGTACCGGGTTTTTCTGGTACCGCCGGCACCGACACCGGGGACTATGGCTATATCGGCCTCTACCTCTGGCAACTGACCCTCGATACAACCGGCAACCAACCTCCCCGGCTCGACTTCCATCCCGATTGCGACAGCGAAACCAGGGACCGTGTTCTCAGCCTTGCAGGCCATGAATCTGATTGCCCCGCGCCCTTCGTGGTAAGCCAGGGCTTCGCGGCTGACAAACCCTCAGAACACTACCGGCACGGTGTATCGGAAGTGCTCCGTTATATCCATGCCGGGGACTGTTACCAGGTCAACCTGTCCAACAAGTACACCGGTAGCTACCAGGGCGCACCCTACTCCGCATTCCAGGCCCTGTGCCGGGCTGTTCCGGTTCCCCATGCTGCCTATGTAAATGCCGGTTCCTATCAGGTACTCAGCATTTCCCCGGAGCTGTTCCTCAGCATCGAACAGGGCCGAAAAGTCATCAGCAAGCCTATCAAGGGCACCCGTCCCAGGGACCTGAGCTCTGCAGAGAACGACCAGCAGATAGCCACGTCCCTGGCTGTGGCAGAAAAGGATCGCGCCGAAAACCTGATGATCGTGGATCTGATCCGCAACGACCTGTCACGGTTCTGCGAGCCTTTCTCCGTTTCGGTGCCGCAACTGTTCAGCATCGAAAGCTACGAGAACGTTCATCAACTGGTCAGCACGGTGGAAGGCAGGCTGCGGCCCGATACCACACCGCTGCGGGCGTTTCTTTCAGCCTTCCCAGGCGGTTCCATTACCGGTGCCCCGAAACGCCGGGCGATGGAAATTATCGACCGCCTGGAGCAACACAGCCGCGGGCCCTACTGTGGCTCGGTATTTCGCTGGGATTTTTCCAACAACCTGGAAAGCAACATCGCCATCCGCACCCTGATGACGGATTCGGAGGGACAGATTCACTGCTGGGCGGGGTGTGGCATTGTGGCGGACTCAGACCCGGACGATGAGTACCGGGAGTCTGTCGACAAGGTCCAGAAGCTGATGGATGTACTGGAGACGATGTAA